DNA from Quercus lobata isolate SW786 chromosome 1, ValleyOak3.0 Primary Assembly, whole genome shotgun sequence:
CTGAATTTCATCTTCTAATCAACGAAAAATTCTTAGGTATTTTCGGACATGTGCAACATAATTTTTCCTCTTTGGGAAATTTGGATTGTGTATGATATGTTCCAGTCACAATGTTAAgcattattaattaatcaggTGGATTTCAATTTGTTCAATAATAAGCAAAGTGTTATGACCTTGCTGAAAATAGAAGATAGTATAATCAATTCGAAATGATCAATCTCCTGAACTTGAGAGAGATAatagacatttttttattaattttttgcttaATTCTCATTAATGCATTCAATCTACATAAATAGCCAATGATGAGATAAACTCATCAACAAATCCTAAAATATAGGAACTAATCATACCCTAAAACATAGGGATCAAtttaaatacaagaaaataacaataCTAATCTACTAttatcttatttaaataatgatctATCACCGAGTCTAAATTTAAATACTTCTATTGCAAATAACAATTTGTACAGCACAGTATCTCGGGTCATAACTAATAACACAAAATCTCTTGTTggtaaataagaaatttgagtttgaatttcacttataccaaaaactaatttgtGTCATATATTTAACCACTATGGCAATTGGTGATGTCCCTATAtgtttcaattaattaaaaatccAATACGAcgataataatttatttaagtgGACCAAAATCAACAAGATTTTCGGCCATGCAGATCTCATGGTCAGGGGTATAATCCATTTATGCCTTTAAGGGGTCCTCCACTTGCCTACTTTTTGTTCATAATGTTATGTGGTTAGTGATTAGTGATACGCAAAATACATTGATATAAGAACCAATGACCATGTATCAAGAGTTTTAGTAACGTggattccagttagctcaattgataaatttttgaaggttgaataagaaatttggggtACAAttcctgcctacaccaaaaatcatttgatgtcttagtctgatgataaagaatacAATGATTAGAAATAGACGCATTAGATTgaaactctattaaaaaaaaagaagtttttagTAGTAATGTTCCACAATTCCCACAAGCAAAATTCAGAAAATGACCATTGTGGTTGTGGGTGCCCATAATACTTTGTGGTGCATTCTCCTGAGTTGGAAGGTaagctataaaaaaaagtcTATAACGATACCTAATTATGCTGATCTTTATGGCAGATTTGGGGTATCTATCAAGTGGttaaacataattaatcaatttgaacAAAGAAACACACTAATGGTTATAAGAAATTTTGTCATGTAGCTGGTCTTATTCAACAGGGGTTGGAGTGACCacagtcctttttttttttctcccaaagTGACTAGTTTTGCTTCAGCAACACccctaaccaccaagaagcagCAGTGGCATCTTTATCCATTTGTGGGTTAAAGCTTTATGGTGAAAATAACAGAGCATGGGGAGTGTGAAATGATGTTAAAATGAGGGGTACTACTACANNNNNNNNNNNNNNNNNNNNNNNNNNNNNNNNNNNNNNNNNNNNNNNNNNNNNNNNNNNNNNNNNNNNNNNNNNNNNNNNNNNNNNNNNNNNNNNNNNNNNNNNNNNNNNNNNNNNNNNNNNNNNNNNNNNNNNNNNNNNNNNNNNNNNNNNNNNNNNNNNNNNNNNNNNNNNNNNNNNNNNNNNNNNNNNNNNNNNNNNNNNNNNNNNNNNNNNNNNNNNNNNNNNNNNNNNNNNNNNNNNNNNNNNNNNNNNNNNNNNNNNNNNNNNNNNNNNNNNNNNNNNNNNNNNNNNNNNNNNNNNNNNNNNNNNNNNNNNNNNNNNNNNNNNNNNNNNNNNNNNNNNNNNNNNNNNNNNNNNNNNNNNNNNNNNNNNNNNNNNNNNNNNNNNNNNNNNNNNNNNNNNNNNNNNNNNNNNNNNNNNNNNNNNNNNNNNNNNNNNNNNNNNNNNNNNNNNNNNNNNNNNNNNNNNNNNNNNNNNNNNNNNNNNNNNNNNNNNNNNNNNNNNNNNNNNNNNNNNNNNNNNNNNNNNNNNNNNNNNNNNNNNNNNNNNNNNNNNNNNNNNNNNNNNNNNNNNNNNNNNNNNNNNNNNNNNNNNNNNNNNNNNNNNNNNNNNNNNNNNNNNNNNNNNNNNNNNNNNNNNNNNNNNNNNNNNNNNNNNNNNNNNNNNNNNNNNNNNNNNNNNNNNNNNNNNNNNNNNNNNNNNNNNNNNNNNNNNNNNNNNNNNNNNNNNNNNNNNNNNNNNNNNNNNNNNNNNNNNNNNNNNNNNNNNNNNNNNNNNNNNNNNNNNNNNNNNNNNNNNNNNNNNNNNNNNNNNNNNNNNNNNNNNNNNNNNNNNNNNNNNNNNNNNNNNNNNNNNNNNNNNNNNNNNNNNNNNNNNNNNNNNNNNNNNNNNNNNNNNNNNNNNNNNNNNNNNNNNNNNNNNNNNNNNNNNNNNNNNNNNNNNNNNNNNNNNNNNNNNNNNNNNNNNNNNNNNNNNNNNNNNNNNNNNNNNNNNNNNNNTCCCTAACCTTTCAGTACcttgtcaatttagtccttactactatcttttggataaaaattgatgatatgtctaatggccaaaataaaaaattagcttccgttgatgtgacaataaattaaaattttattttgaccgtttGTTATGTCAGGAATTTTCATTCAAGATATAACTGTAGGGACTAAAGTGACACGGCACTGAAAGGtttgggaccaaattgacacaattgaaaggttagagaccatattgaaatatagtgtaaagtatagggaccaaatatgtaatttatccaaaaagaTACAAACTTTACTAACGGGGGGGTAAAACTTCAAGTGAAAGTTAACTTCCCTAGCTTGATAggtatatttattttgaattgttttgatCTACAAATTAATAACTTCATGAATGTATACAAAAATGGGTAAAAGTAAAACCCCATGAATGTTGACACTTGACCGGGCAGTCGGGCACCGTTCTGTAGTTTATCCCATCACTCTAAAACCATCATtatgagtcaaaataaaattgacatgATAACTTATTTTCTAGCACTAATATGGCAATGAAGATAGACAGCATAAATAATAAAGGTCCTCCGCTAGCTCCAACAATTTGATGGCCTCCCACCTTTTTCTGCCATTGAAAAGTTTAAAACGAATCTACCTAGCTACGACAAGAAAGTAGAAACAAATTCatttgttttgattaattgGAGGGTTTCATAAGAGAGCCCCTATTTTTCAAGTTAGTTATCAATAATGGTTTTAGATACTGATAATAAATATCTCTCTTAAGTAAAGCTAATTTGGAAATTATAGGAATGTATAgtaaattattgattattttaaaagtttaaattaaaaaaaaaaagtgaatttagttatttaatcattattttaaaGGAAGGAAGAAATATATACTTCCACTTACTGATTTATGGGTCTAACAAACATTCGATTAAAAATAAgcttaaaaagaaagaaggaaggtTAATTTATATATCATTTCAAggttaatttttaattgtaccatatatatgtatgtgttatACACTAAATGATAATTAATGATCATCATAGAGCGAATGTCATAGATTgaagtgtatgtgtgtgtatatatatatattaataggtaaagctgatgaaagaaaatctaattaggttttaaattggatttcaattgttatctaattttgtgtcacatgtcctatttaagtttttttttttttaaatttttgttctatGTAAGTTAATGAGTTGCAAAAGACGAAAAGTCTAATgtaaataaatcatcaaaaacccaataaacaaaaaaagaataaaaaaaagaatagtaaattcatgtgtatatccaaaagaatttttttttttttttaaaagagtataatttgaattgatatgtgtgtgtaattgtaattttttttttaattatactgTATATATACACAAGTTATATACTAGTACCATTAATAATAGACTGTACGATTGTATAGCTATATAATCAATATTGGTGAAAATGAGATGAATGGATGTGCATTGTATAGACCTAAGGTCATCTGATTTTAATTGTCCCAACTATGTTTGCCTTATTCTGGGAGgttatgtaatttatttttattttttgagaaaatttacttgattaattagtacaaaaaaaaattcttctaaaaaaaaagggataattacaataaattcATTTGTAGTTTGGTCAATTtgcactttgcctacccgtggtttaaaacttaACACTTTGCTCACTTGTGATTCATTCTGTTTGCTCTCTGTTACCCACATCACCCTTAGActttagaaaaacacatttttatttgaaatcacAACATAAAACGAATCAAAACTTCTTCCCCTTAGAAAATTTCTCACGAGACCTATTTTcatatgaaataaatattatgcCTCCAAAGGTCTATTGAGACAGGAAAATGCTTCTACTTACAATGCAAGACAAAACCTTGATTAATTAGTacaaaaaaatatcttataaccaaaaaaaaaaaaaaaacctttgatcTCTATATGCTAATTTTACATCGTTTGGAAATGAGTAATGATGTGAACTTTTAAGTGTGttggaaattttgaaaactgaaTATTTTTGGAATAAACTTACTTAATTACGTTTTATTAATTTCTATAGATGAAGACTTATTATTAAAAGGTAGTTCTcttaatcaataaataaaaaacccttaaaaataGTTATTTCCATGAATTTTGTAGAACAAGAAACTATGATAGGGCTACACCCCATCAAAGGTCACACCacttttttatgtataatatttatattaaggtaaattgcaaattacacccctaaaatttggaggtattttggattttacatcctaaaatttcaaaatctggaTTTTACCTCTCTAAatttggggtgtttggattttataccttgATGTTTCACATTTTGGATTTTACCTCCAaaagtttgggagtgtttggattttacaactcaaattctaaaacttcaaggtgtaaaatcttAACATCCTAAAATTTTgaggagtaaaatccaaatacctctaaaatttagggagtaaaattaaaattctaaaatgttagggtgtaaaattcaaacattaatCTCAAACTTCAGGGGTTAAAATCCAAGTTCTAAAactttaaggtgtaaaatccaaacactccaaaattttaagaagtgtaatttataatttaccctttatattatttgtaggtttttattttttttttgctgaatattattatttgttggtgCTTAAGCCTCTCTCCTTAGGATTTGAATTTATAGTGTATTCTAAATTCTATATACAAATAAAGGTATGCCCCATCAACTTTGACTGGTTCATCATATTATAATTTCTTCCTTCAATGAATTAGTGATatagtattttaatataattaaccTAAAATAAAGGGACTTAATAGGGGCTTCATCCATTTTCATCTCTAATATTGCTCAAACTTGTAACATATTAAGGCTAGCTAGTGTTATACACCATtcaaattagttcaaattttaaaataattaaaaaaaatacaaactttacTAACTTGAAAGGTGTAGGGACTGGATTTGGAGCCCAACTCCAGATTTTCTAGAGTCTTGatccaaagagcccaatacaatgaatttatgtAGAGTATGGGTTGAAGAACTAGGTTAAAATGAGTTGAATTACGGCTTGCATGGGATTTAAGGGTAAATGAACACGAAATAAGATCTGTCACGGTCAAAAGACCATTTGTCCGAGGAGATTGGAATTTTTAGGATCATAAATCACCATATTAGGGTTCTTTTACATGctctcaatttctctctccctttttcttcctttcttctctgCCCCCCTCTTGTTGGAGctttcttacattatataggctATCtctgatcatctggaccttacacttgttggtCACTTGGACTCATACCTGAGCAtctatcccatcagacaccccttacagtcctttgtgagttgcggcaaccaaggtagtactgttcaggagtcttttccacattaatgcggctagaaaagCAACTATATTGTATTTAATGTAGTGGTGGCAGcctttccttagatattttgagttttcttccttttcacgTGCTTAGGGAGTGTGCCTCAACAATTTGAACATACGTTTGCTCCGGATTTTCGGTGTCCGAGGAGAAGGTCCTCCTCAGACCTTCTTTCTTTGTCTCCCATGATAAGGCTTGTAATGTAGATCATCTAAGTCATGTTGTCTCCTCGGACTCGCTAGTGTCCTCGAacaagcccaaggcccaactcgTTACTTTGGGTCATAGCCCCCACAAAAGatattccaaaaaaagaaaaaaaataagggtaaaaGTAATTTCAAGTGAAAGGTAACTTTCCTAACTTGAAAggtatatttattttgaattgttttgatCTACAAATTAGTAACTTCATGAATGTATACAAAAATGGGTAAAAGTAAAACCCCATGAATGTTGACACTTGACCGGGCAGTCGGGCATCGTTCTGTAGTTTATCCCATCACTCTAAAACCATCATtatgagtcaaaataaaattgacatgATAACTTATTTTCTAGCACTAATATGGCAATGCAGATAGACAGGATAAATAATAAAGGTCCTCCGCTAGCTCCAACAATTTGATGGCCTCCCACCTTTTTCTGCCATTGAAAAGTTTAAAACGAATCTACCTAGCTAGGACAAGAAAGTAGAAACAAATTCatttgttttgattaattgGAGGGTTTCATAAGAGAGCCCCTATTTTTCTAGTTAGTAATCAATAATGGTTTTAGATACTGATAATAAATATCTCTCTAGAGTAAagcaaatttggaaattatagGAATGTATAGTAAATTATTGgttattttaaaagttgatgatactaaaaaaaaaaaaaaaaaagtgaatttagtcatttaataattattttaacgGAACGAAGAAATATATACTTCCACTTACTGACTTATGGGTCTAATTAACAAACATTCGATTAAAAATAAGCTTACAAAGAAAGAAGCAAGGTTAATTTAAATATCATTTCAAAGAATCCAAACACAAGTCTTTTCTGGTGAACTTTTATTGAGGTGAATGGTGAGTTACATCTTGCAGCTTGTACAATGCCACAACTTTAAGAAACcatagaacaaaaataaaacgaTCAATTAATGTGCTTTATTATTACTCAACCATCATTATTAGAACGAGCAATCTTGAGCACTTGCTCAAGGTGGTGAGCAGTATCAGGAGGGTGTGCCTCCAATCTAGGTCTCTCTGGCAAAACCCATCTCCCATCACCATTCCTCACCATCCCTTTGTTCTCATCTTGCCTCCAACATGGTGGCACACCGTACTCACTCTTCAAGAAATCACAACACTTGTTGACAAGTGCAATATCTCTCTTATTCACCAAGCAAAACCTCCTCCCCTTGCCATGGTACCCATCCACCAAGTGTATATGAGCCTCCAAATTGTGTGCACAACCCATATCATTAGTGGGCTTTAGAAATGGACTATGAGTGTGATCCAACGCAAGTTCCACTCCAACATGAGCATAACTCCAAGGAAATGACATAGCATCCTCCACATACTTTTGAAATTGGAATTTCTCATTTGCTATAATACCAGGCACATTTGGTACTTTATCTTGCACATTAATCACTCTTAGTACCTTAACTCCAAGCTCATCACACCGTTCCTTAAATTTAAGGTTACCCACTCTAGGACCTGCAAAGGAGTACACTGTGATGGGAATTTTATTTGTCACACACTCATCATCACGCACAATATTTAGCCTCATCTCAGCTATATCATAAGAACTTAATATAGCCAAAGCAGCACCAAGACTATGCCCAGTGATTGTGATACTAATTTCTTCACCTCTATAGTAATCAGTAAGCCTCTTGATCTCAGCTAGAACTTGTTCACGAGCTGAGTATGAGCAATACTTGCAagcatcttctttttttgtgtacAAATCATAGAACCCTGTTTCAATCTTGATTGTTGGGTCATCACCAAAGTTAGCAGGGTGGAGAATATCCTTGAGATCAGATATCCATTCAAGGTAGGTGACTGTGCCTCTCCATGCAATAACAATATCACGACGCCCTAGCCTTTTGACCTCTTCTTCATCGGTGGTGACTGCTACATAGCCCATCCAGTTTGCATGGGTGCTCCAAACGCTGCTCATCTTGGctttttgaaagaaattgggcaggttgATGTTTGAAGTTGCGTATAAGTAGCGGCTGATTTCGTATCCACAGTTAGCCATGTCAAGCTTTTCGAAGAAATGGGCTCCTTGGTATTTGCATGTGCCACAATACTTGGAGTGAGGGTCAAAATCGAAGGAATCATAGCAAGCTTGTGCAAATTCTCCATACCTATTAGAATAACGGTTGAgtgattaaatttataatttcttcaaagtttaaaatttttggacAATCAATCAATATCAGAATAGATGGTCTTGAGTTCTAAGCTTTAAGAAGAATTTGGAGAACCTGATTATTTCATTTCGGAGGTGGGAATTCATGGGGTCTAGAAGTCCTTCCCAGTCATTGCAGCCTTGAATTTCCTTCCAAATTTCACAAAgaggctcctcctcctccttctcctcctccttttctTCCTCGAAAACTAGAGTTTGAGCTGGTAATTTATCCAACTGTGGGGTTAAGCTTGAGACTGAAGAGCAGTTTATAGATGTTCTTGGCTTCGGTGAAAAGGGTTTGTTTAAAAAGAGGAGATTTTTGGATTTGTTGAGGTTGTATCTTGGTAGGAGGCATTGAGAAAGAGGTGGGGGGTTTGATGACTTGGGATTAATGTTGAGTGATAGTAGCAAAGAATCCATGAaaggtttttctctcctcttGGCCTagaaggctttttttttttcttttttagagagagagagagaaaattaagtGGGTTGTATTTGCAATGATGTCAAATGTGTGAGGAATATAGAAGAAACACAGTGCTTGATATGAGGATTTTGTGGCTTATGGGGTCCTGTCCTGTCACTTCTGTGTGTATGCAAGGGCGAAAGGGAGAGAGAATGGGTGGAAAATACTTGTAAGATCTGGACAAGAAAGCGATGAGCAATAACTGTTGGAAGTAATTGGTTGCTGAAGAGTGGCTATTGTTATAGGCCAATATGggtgtgagagagaaaagatcaatGCGAGAGAAATTCAGAGACTGTTTGgatgcgtttttttttttttttatcactcaatttccgtcacttaattttcatcacttatcactcatcaTTAGCTTgtatcactcaatttccatcacttatagctcatcacttatcactcatcacttaaaatactaTACCTGTTTGGcatcatcactcaatatttttcacactgtTTATGGGCCCCATACCTGTCACTTtgtgcagtttttttttttttaatacccaaactcatcaaacccagtggaaaaaaaaaaaaaaaaaccgaaccCAATGAaagaataaggaaaaaaaaaaaagaagaagcaagaaCTGAAGACAGAagccagtgaaagaagaaggaaaaataaaaggaagaactGAAGATCGAACCAATGAAAgaagaagggggaaaaaaactgAAGACCGaaccagtgaaagaagaagaagaacaaaaaataaaaataaggaagaaCTGAAGACCAAACCcaggagaagaaagggaaaaaaaaaaaaaaggtcaaaaggTGTGGTTGTGGGTCCctccatgtgtgtttattttcGGAAAtaccattgagttatgagttacggaaactaaaaacagctaaaatgtgttttcagttttcataactcaaaaattagagaatttagtgatggaaacagagttatggtgGTGTCAAACAGACTTTTAGCTATAGGTCCcatcatttttgagttatgagttatggaaacagaaatataaattatgaaaattgatGAACCAAATAGCTTCTCAAGTACTCTATGAGTGGGGTAACCAGCAGGGTACGTGGTGTTGATATATATAGGGGTTGTTGAAGAGTATAAATCAGTACCCATATTTTCAAGGCAACAGAGGTCTTgaagttgtgaaattttggttttgcataaaattttttcCATATTTCAGTGTTTGGTATAACTGAAATTGTTAgtcaatagaaaatattttcaaatgatcaatgaaaaattatatattatcaaaatGGAGAAAAAGGGTTAAAACTTAGGCTGCATTTGTTTCGGGTGTAAATGgaattaggaaaatattttacacccttgtgtgtgtttggatgcACATGTAAAATAAAGTcaaattggaaattttgaattttgatcgTAAAATTTTCCCCTCAACTCGTAAAATGGATTACGGGTTTGATTTACCTTCAAATCACATTTTCGAAACTCACAcccagagaaagagagaaagaagaccTCTCATCACTCATGTGAAGTCCAAGCCGAGCAAGGAGAGGGTACTTCGCCGACCCATCCCACTTCGCCGACCCATCCCTCATACTCACCGACCCATCCCTTGTCCTCGTCCTCCGCTGACCCACCTCCATTGACCCATCCCTTGTCCTCACCAACCCATCCCTCATCCTCACCAACTCACCTCGGTCGACCCATCCGCCTCCATTCTTTTCCCTCAAGACCCACCTCCTTTCTTTTCCCTCAAGATCTGGGATTTTATGGGGTTCATAtagtgtgtttttattttgtttacatgATTTGGTTAAGGTAGTAACAATAATTTGTTCTTGGTTgcaattgatttgtttttgctgGATTTGCTTATATTAGGCAAGGTTTTTGAGCATTATctagaaaatgttttacatGCAAAACCAAACACTGGAAATACCTTTTCAAGTGTATTTTACAAGACACAACCAAACAGgaaaaaatgatttcctttccgtaaaatatttttaattgaaaatattttacactcagaaaacattttacatattGCCAAATGCAGCCTTAATAAAAGGTTGTATAGTGTAAATCGGTttgtggaaattttttatgtaaccaaacatagaaaattattttcaggTCATAAtcatataacaaaaaataaaattttatcccACCAAAATCAATTTTCCTCTAAAC
Protein-coding regions in this window:
- the LOC115975179 gene encoding phospholipase A1-Igamma3, chloroplastic-like, which translates into the protein MDSLLLSLNINPKSSNPPPLSQCLLPRYNLNKSKNLLFLNKPFSPKPRTSINCSSVSSLTPQLDKLPAQTLVFEEEKEEEKEEEEPLCEIWKEIQGCNDWEGLLDPMNSHLRNEIIRYGEFAQACYDSFDFDPHSKYCGTCKYQGAHFFEKLDMANCGYEISRYLYATSNINLPNFFQKAKMSSVWSTHANWMGYVAVTTDEEEVKRLGRRDIVIAWRGTVTYLEWISDLKDILHPANFGDDPTIKIETGFYDLYTKKEDACKYCSYSAREQVLAEIKRLTDYYRGEEISITITGHSLGAALAILSSYDIAEMRLNIVRDDECVTNKIPITVYSFAGPRVGNLKFKERCDELGVKVLRVINVQDKVPNVPGIIANEKFQFQKYVEDAMSFPWSYAHVGVELALDHTHSPFLKPTNDMGCAHNLEAHIHLVDGYHGKGRRFCLVNKRDIALVNKCCDFLKSEYGVPPCWRQDENKGMVRNGDGRWVLPERPRLEAHPPDTAHHLEQVLKIARSNNDG